The genomic DNA CGAGGATTCGAAAAGCTGCATCCGCCTGATGGGCGCCGAGGTGCTGCCGCGCCTGCGCGAGATCGGCAAGCGCTTGGAGCTCTTCAGCCCCTTCGAGCTCGACACGCCGGTTAGTCTCCAGTTCACGCCCGGCGGGCAGCCGGCTCAGGCCCCGGCGCCGGCCTAAGCGGCGCGCCAATCGATTGCGGCGCGGCGGCGGGCGGTGCGATAAAGGGCAAGGCGTCGCGGTAAAGCGCGACAATCGCTTCAACCCCTGACCGAGGAGAAGACGATGGCAACCGAAGCTGAAATCCTCGCCCGCGTCAAAACCGGCGCGTCGCAGCCCGCCCGCAGTATCGAGGAGCTGCGCTCCTGGATCGAAAAAAACTCGCGCGCGATCAACGCGGCGCCGCCCGAGATCGGCGCGATGCATGACGACCTCGCTCTGCGCGCGGGACTCACCGCGGACATCGCGGTGCCCAAGGGCGACGGCCCCTTCCCGATCATGATCTACCTTCACGGCGGCGGATGGGTCGGCGGTTCGAGCAAGAGCCACCGCAAGCTCGGGATGCAGTTCGCGGAGGCGGGGTTCCTCACGGTCAACCTCAACTATCGACTCGCCCCCGAACATCCGTTTCCCGCGGGCTTGGACGATTGCCTGTTCGCGTGCGGATGGGCGGCGGAAAACGCGCGCCGCTTCGGCGGCGATCCGTCGCGGATGGCGATCGGCGGCGATTCGGCGGGCGGCAACCTCGCAGCGGCGACGGTCGTCGCGCTCGACGAAGAGCGCAGCCCGCTTAAGATGCGCGCGGCGGCGCTGATCTACGGGCTTTACGATGTGCCGGCGGTGCTCGAGCGCGAGCGCGACAAGCGCGTGATGGGGCTCGAGCTGATGGCACGCGCATACGTGCCCAACGACTTTCCCGCCGGACTTCGCGCGCAGCGGGTGAGCCCGCTGGGCGCGATCCGGCCGGGCCTGATGCCGCCGAGCTTCGTCCTTTGCGGCGCCGACGATCCGCTGCTGCCGGAATCGTGCGCGATGGCCGAAGCGCTCAAGCGTGCAGGCACGCCGCACGAACTCGCGGTGGTAGACGACATGCCGCACGGCTTCGTCCAGGTCTGGATGCTGTCGGCGGCGGGCGCCGCGCTGGAGCGGATGTTCGCTTTCCTGCGCCGTCACGTTTGAGGCGTCTCCGAATCAGCGGGAATGCGGCGCTTGCCGGGCACGGCGCGACCCGGATAGAAGAAAGCTGACGCCCTTACTTCGCCCGAGGGAGGGACACCCCCATGACGTACGATCTCGTAATCAAGAACGGCACCGTGGTTGACGGCACTGGCGCGCCGCGCTTTCGCGCCGACGTTGCGGTCAAGGACGGCAAAATCGCTGAAATCGGCAAGCTCAGCGGCGGCGGGCGCACCATCGACGCCAGCGACCTGATCGTCGCGCCCGGCTTCGTCGATCCGCACACCCATTACGACGCGCAGATCTGCTGGGACCCCCTTCTCACCTGCACCTCGTGGCACGGTGTGACCTCGGTCGTGATGGGCAACTGCGGGGTGGGAATCGCGCCGTGCAAGCCGGAAGTCCACGAGGTCGCGGCATGGGATCTGGTCAACGTCGAGGCGATCCCGTTCGACGCGCTCAGCAAGGGCATCACCTGGGACTGGATCAGCTTTCCGGAATTCATGGACGCGGCTGAACGGCGTGGGGTGGGAATCAACGTCGGCTTTCTCG from Candidatus Binataceae bacterium includes the following:
- a CDS encoding alpha/beta hydrolase, with protein sequence MATEAEILARVKTGASQPARSIEELRSWIEKNSRAINAAPPEIGAMHDDLALRAGLTADIAVPKGDGPFPIMIYLHGGGWVGGSSKSHRKLGMQFAEAGFLTVNLNYRLAPEHPFPAGLDDCLFACGWAAENARRFGGDPSRMAIGGDSAGGNLAAATVVALDEERSPLKMRAAALIYGLYDVPAVLERERDKRVMGLELMARAYVPNDFPAGLRAQRVSPLGAIRPGLMPPSFVLCGADDPLLPESCAMAEALKRAGTPHELAVVDDMPHGFVQVWMLSAAGAALERMFAFLRRHV